The Mesoterricola silvestris sequence CGGGGAGGGTCACCTGGATCTTGGATCCCACCGGCTGCGTGCCCTCGGCCTCCAGGAGCAGCCCGCCCGGCCCGAGGTTCACGAGGCGCGCGGACGGCCCGCCTTCCACGGCCACGGGCACGGCGGGCCGGGGCCCCCGGTCGAAGGCCCTGCGGTCCCCGGGTTTGCGGGATTCGATGGGTGGGCGGACCAGCCCCAGGGTGGCGAGGATGATCCGGACGTTGCCCCACAGGGTGGCCTTGGCGGCGTACTCGAGGTTGATGCGGATCTTGTTGGGAAGGATGTTCTCCGCGTAGAAGCGGCCCGGTTCCTCGCCGCCGCGGAAGATCTGGTTCTCGTGGCGGTACACGATGGACGCCGCGTCGGTGATGCCGGGGCGGATATCCAGCACCCGCCGCTGGGCCGGCGTGTAGAGGGCCACGAACTTGGGCACCTCGGGCCGGGGGCCCACCAGGCTCATCTGCCCCAGGAGCACGTTCACCAGCTGGGGCAGCTCATCGATCTTGAAGTCCCGCAGCCACTTGCCCAAAGGGGTGATGCGGTCGTCCACGGCCACCGTGAGCAGGTCGCCCTGGCGGTCGGCGCCCACCCGCATGGTCCTGAACTTGAGGATCCGGAAGGGCCGGCCCCCCTGGCCGATGCGCTCCTGGCGGTAGAACACCGGCCCCCCGTCGCTGATCCGGATGGCGAGGCCCACCAGGATCAGCAGGGGGGAGAGCAGGGCGAGGCCCAGGATCGACCAGAAGAGGTCGAAGAGCCGGAACATCCCTAGGCCCGGTGGGCGGCGACGAGTTCCTCCATCGCCGTGCACACGTCGTCCACGTCCGCGTCCGTCAGGCCCGGGTGGAGGGGCAGGCTCAGCATGCGGGAGAAGGCGTCCGCGGACACGGGGCAATCCTCGGGGCGGTAGCCGTACTTGTCACGGTAGAAGGGCTGCATGTGCACGGGGAGGTAGTGCACGGAGGTGCCGATCTGCCGCGCCTTGAGCGCCTCGATGAACTCGTTGCGGCCGAGGGTGAGCCGCTCCGGGCGCAGGCGCAGGACATAGAGGTGGAGGCTGGATTCCACGTCCGGGTCCTCCACGGGGATCTGCAGCTCGGGCAGGAGGGCGAAGCGGGCGTTGTAGCGGTCCACCACCTGGCGCCGCCGGGCCTGGAAGGCCTCGAGGCGCACCAGCTGGTGGAGGCCGATGGCGGCCTGGAGATCGGTCATGTTGTACTTGAAGCCGGGGAGCAGCACCTCGTAGTACCAGGACCCCGACCGGTCGAAGCGCTTCCAGGCCTCCTTGTCCATGCCGTGGTGGCCGATGATGCGGGCCTTGGCCAGGAGCTCCGGGTCGCCGGTGAGGGCCCCGCCCTCGGCGGTGGTGAGGTTCTTGGTGGCGTAGAAACTGAAGGAGGCCAGGTTGCCCCGGGAGCCCACGAGCCGGCCCTTGTAGCGGGCGGGGAGCGCGTGGGCGGCGTCCTCCAGGATGTGGAGGCCGTGCTTGCCGGCCAGGTCGAAGAGCGGATCCAGCTGGGCGGGGTGCCCGGCGTAATGCACGGGCATGATGGCCTTGGTGCGGCTGGTGAGGGCCCGGGCGGTGGCCTGGGGATCCAGGGTCAGGGTGGCGGGATCCACGTCCACCAGGACGGGCCGGGCGCCCACGTGCTCCACCACATTGGCCGTGGCGCAGAAGGTCAGGCTGGGGACGATCACCTCGTCCCCGGGCCCCACCCCCAGGACGGCCAGGCCCACGTGGAGCCCCGCCGTGCAGGAATTGAAGGCCGCCAGATCCGGCGCGCCCAGGTAGGCCTTCAGGTTGCCTTCGAAGAGCCGGGTCTTGGGCCCCGTGGTGATCCAGTCCGACATGAGGGTATCGAGGACCTCCGAGCGCTCTCCGTCGCCGATGGAGGGGGGGCTGAATTGAAGGAATTTTTCTCGCATTCGAGGACCTTTCGGTGGAAGTGGGCGGCCCCCCGGAGAGGGCGGGGACCGCGGGGTCTTATTCTCGATTCAGAGATCATAACGTCCTATTAATCAATCTAATACAAACCGTAAGTACTATAAAGATTAATTCGATTCGTTCCTTGGGGAGCGAATGCGGGCCTTTGGGACTATTGTTGTTAACAGTTATGTTGTCCCTATCCGGCACCATGAAGATATTAAATCGATGTGGGAAGGTATAAGAGCATTATCTGTATTTTCATAAGGCTGGACCCTGGGGGAGGCCCTTTGGGCCCTCCCGGGACCGGGTCCCGGGGATGGGCATTCCCCATGCTTTCTCTGGATTGATATCTGTTTTTTCATAAACGGGCGCTCCGGCCACGGGAACCCCCTCGGGGGGGACGGGGTGGGTCATTTCAGACCTTGCGGAAGGGTTTCCTTGCCCCCGGGTGTGGTCGTCCGTTAAGCTCAAATCATGAACATCTTTATATCTCAGGGCAGGACCTGGGGTCGGTTCATGGGCGGATCCTCCCGGTTGGGGGCAAAAAAAGGCAATTCCATGTTCAAGGTCTGGGAGTTCATGTGAACGAGGGCTCACCGAGGAATCTGACCCTCGTCGTCAACCAGCTCTTCGTGGGCGGGGCGGCGCGGGTCGCGGTGAACCTCTCCAGGGCCTGGACCGAGATGGGGCGCTCCGTGACCATCCTCACCACGGATGACGGCCTTCGGCCCCCTTCCTTCCCCCTGCATCCCCGGGTCGCCCACCGGGCCCTGGGCCTCATGGGCAATTCCAGGAACCCCCTGCAGGGGCTCCTGTTCAACCTGCGGCGGCTCGCGCGCCTGCGGCGGGCCATCGCCGATAGCCGGCCGGACGTGCTCGTGTCCTTCCTGGACAAGAACAACATCCTGTCCCTGCTGGCGGGCCGGGCCCTGCCGCGGATCCCCATCCTGGTCTCCGAGCGCACGGATCCGAGCGAACGATCCATTGGACGGCCCTGGGAATGGCTGCGCCGCAGGACCTACCCCATGGCCGACTGCCTCGTGGTGCAGACGCTCCACGCCAAGGCCTTCTTCTCCCTGAAGGTGCAGGCCCGCACCCGGGTCATCCCCAACCCCGTCCTCCTGCCGCCCCCGGGCCCGGCCACCGTCCGGGATCCCGGGCGCCGCCGCCTGGTGACCCTCGGCCGCATGGACCCCGTGAAGGGCCACGACATGCTCATCGACGGCTTCGCCGCCATCCAGGGGGCCTTCCCGGACTGGGACCTGGTGATCCACGGCGACGGGCCCACGCGCCAGGAAATGGTGGACAAGGCCCGCGGGCTGGGCCTGGAGGGACGGATCCTCTTCCCCGGCGCCACCACCGAAGTGGGGGCGCGCCTGCGGGAGGCGGACGTGTTCGTGCTCACCTCGCGCGCGGAGGGCTTCCCCAATTCGCTGGCGGAGGCCATGGCCTGCGGGCTTCCCGTGGTGAGCTTCGACTGCCACAGCGGACCCGCGGAACTGATCCGGGACGGGGTGGACGGCCTGCTGGTGCCCCCCCTGGACGTGCCGGCCCTGTCCGCAGCCCTCGCCCGGCTCATGGGCGACGCGGACCTGCGCGCCCGCTTGGGCGCGGCCGCGCCGGACGTCCTCACGCGGTTCAGCGAATCCAGTGTCCTGACCCAGTGGGAATCCGCAATAGAATTAGCCGTCCTGACCGCTCGCGGTAAGAAGGCCTCATGACGCATTCCGCCTTCGAAGCTCTCAGGTGAAGGAGTATCCATCCATGGCCAAGAACTGCTACCTTCTGCGCTTCGACGATATCTGCCCCACGATGAACTGGGCGATCTGGGAGGCGATTGAACGGGAACTGGTCCTTCACAAGGTGCGCCCCATCCTTGCGGTGGTCCCCGATAACCGCGACCCCGGCCTCATGCCGGATCCCCCGGCGGCGGATTTCTGGGAGCGGGTCCGGCGATGGCAGGCCATGGGGTTCACCATCGCGGTGCACGGGTACCGGCATCAGTACATCAACAAGGAAAAGGGGCTGATGAGGCTCACGCCCCACAGCGAATTCGCGGGCCTGCCCTACGACACCCAGCTGGATATGCTGCGCAGCGCCCTGGCCATCTTCCAGGCCAACGGCGTGCGGGCCGACGGCTTCGTGGCCCCCTCCCATTCCTTCGACCTGAACACCCTGAAGGCCCTCCGGGAGGTGGGGATCAAGGTCATCAGCGACGGGCTCTGGCCCTGGCCCCACCGGGACCCCGAAGGCATGTTCTGGGTGCCCCAGCAGCTCTGGCGCTTCAGCCCCCGGCCCGCGGGGGTCTGGACGGTGTGCCTGCATCACAACAAGTGGTCCGACAAGACCCTGAAGCACTTCCGCAGCGAACTGGCCCGGTACGCGTCCCGCCTGACCGATGTGCCCACGGTGATGGCGGACCATGCCGGCCGTCCGCTCACCCTGGTGGATCGCATCAGCGCCTTCCACAACCTGATGTGGTACCACCGGGTCATTCCGGCCCTGGGGGCCCTGAGGCGGTCCGTGATGCCTTCCAGGCAGGGGGCATGAGCCCCCGCAAGCGCCGCCTGCTCTTCCTCATCAACTCCCTCAATCCCGGGGGAGCCGAGCGGCAGCTCACGGAACTGGTGTCCAACCTGGACCCCTCCCGGTTCGAAACCCTGGTGGTGGTCACCTACGATGCCGCCGGACCCGGAAAGGAGGGGTTCTACCGGCAGGTGGCCGCCGTGCCCGGGGTAACCCTCGCTTGTCTGCACAAGCGCCACGGGGCCCTGGGCTACGCCCGGAGCCTGCCCCGCCTCTTCCGCCTGGTGCAGGCCTTTGAGCCCGACGTGCTCCATGGGTACATGGAAGGCAACCTGCCGGTCCTGCTGACGGGGGCCCTCCTCCGGAAGCCCGCGGTGTGGGGCATCCGCCGGAGCAGCGTGGACCACACCAAGATGGACCTCCTTTCCCGGGCCCTCCTCCGCCTGACCATCGCCCTGTCGGGCTTCGCCGATCTGGTCATCTTCAACTCCGAAGCCGGCCTGCGGAATCACCGGGCCATGGGCATGAAGGGCCCCCGCATGGCCGTCGTTCCCAACGGCTTCTCCATGGAACGGTTCCATCCCGACCCCCGGGCCGGAGGGGCCTGGAGGCGGTCCCAGGGGATCCCCGAAGGGGTGCCCCTCCTGGGCATCGTGGGCCGCCTGGATCCCGTGAAGGACCACCCCACCTTCCTGCGTGCCGCAGCCCGGGTGATCCGCCAGTGCCCCGACGCGCACTTCGTGTGCGCCGGGGGCGGCCCCGGGCCCTACCTGGAGGCCCTCCAGGCCCAGGCCGGGTCCCTGGGGCTGGGGGAGCGGGTCCATTGGCCCGGTACCTGCTCGGACATGGGGAACGTGTACAACGCCCTTTCCGCCCTCCTGCTCACCTCCACGGACGAGGGCTTCCCCAATGTCCTCGGGGAGGCCATGGCCTGTGGGGTGCCCTGTGTCACCACCCGGGTGGGGGACGCCGCCCTCCTGGTGGGCGGAACGGGGTACGTGTGCGAGGTGGGGGATGACGGGGCCATCGCGGCCGCGGTCCTGGCCCTGCTGGGGGAGGAACCCCCGGCAAAAGCGGACAGGTCTTCAGACGCACGGGCGCGGATCCGTGACCATTTCAGCGTCCAGGCCCTGGCGAGGAATACGGAGGCCCTTCTGGAGGGCGTGGTCGCAGGGCTCGGGTGACCTCGAATTTTCCCCAAACGGGGGTCAAATCGCTGGTTAAAAATCGATCCGCTTATCAGAGAACTTTTAGCGAAATCGTTATAACGTTTATCAAATCCTTCTTGCGCATGCAGGTTTAAACGTGGCTTAAGGGCATATGTGCCCAAAATGCTCATTTATTGAATATGAATAATATATCAGAAAATACCGGCATTACGATTTTCGCTGGCGCGCCTTCCGGCGCAATCCGATACTCCCTGCATCTGGTCCTCTGATCGGTTCCCAACAGAGCGACTGGGTCACCCACCAACCCCATAGCGTCCAACGGCACTCCAACCCGCAGGGGGTAGGATTGCCAAAATCCCCACCCTTAGCTCCACAACCCGCCGGCTCCCGCCGGCGGGTTGTGGGTTGGAGATCGCATGTCCGAGAAGCTCCTGGCCGGAGGCCTGTTCAACGGCCGCACCGCCTTCCGCTCGTCCGTAATGTTCAGCGCCGCCCTGGCCCTGGCCCTGGTGGCCGGCGGATCCTCCAGCCTTCCGCTGGCCGCCGCCACCACGTCCACCTGGCTGAAGGTGTCCCCTTCGGATTCCCTCACCATCACCGGGGGCACATCCGTCACGTACGGGGCCACCGTTTCCGGGCTCTCCACCTACACGGTCAAGTGGTACGTGGACGGCATCCAGAACGGCAACTCCACGGTGGGGACCCTGGTGCCCACCAGCAACCCCTGCGCCGCGGTGTACAAGTCGCCCACCGGCGCCGGCCAGCACACGATCCTGGCCATCGCCACCCAGGACTCCTCCCACTACACGGCGGGTTCCAAGGGGGTGACCGTCCTGGCGGGTACGCCCACCGCGACGCCCATCACCGTGGCCGCCAGCCCCTCCTCCCTTTCCATGACCACGGGCGCGGCGGCCTCCGTGTCCGCCACGGTCTCGGGAAGCACCAACACCGCCGTGACCTGGACGGTGGACGGCGTGACCGGCGGCAATTCCACCGTGGGCACCCTGTCCGGGACGGGTTCCACCGTCACCTACACCGCCCCCGCCACCGCCGGGAGCCACACCCTCAAGGCCACCAGCGCCGCGAACACCGCCTCCAGCGCCACGGTGGCCGTCACCGTCTCGGCCCCCGCCGTCCAGGTGACCACCAGCCCCTCGTCCCTGTGCCTCCTGGTGTCGGCCTCGGGTTCCGTCACCGCCTCCGTATCGGGTTCCACCAACACGGCCGTCACCTGGACCGTGGACGGCGTGACCGGCGGCAATTCCACCGTGGGCACCCTGTCGGGGACCGGCTCCACCGTCACCTACACCGCCCCCGCCGCCGCCGGGAGCCACACCCTCAAGGCCACCAGCGCCGCGAACCCCGCCTACAGCGCCTCCGTGGCGGTGACCGTCGCCGCCCCCGTGGCCGTGTCCCTGAGCCCGGCGGGCACCTCCTCCGTGAGCGCCTCAGGTTCCTTCAACTTCCAGGCTGCGGTGACGGGCACCACCAACACCGCCGTCACCTGGTCCGTGGACGGCATCCTCGGCGGCAACAGCACCGTGGGCACCCTCAGCGGTTCCGGAACCTCCGTCACCTACGCGGCCCCCTCCGCCAGCGGCAACCACACCGTGACCGTCACCAGCGCCGCCGATCCCACCAAGTCCGCCTCGGCGGTGATCTCGGTGGTGGCCGTTTCCGGCACCACCACCGGCATCACCCTCACGCCCTCCGTGCCCACCGCCGTGGGCAGCGGCGGCCAGAAGGCCTTCGCGGCGTCCATCGCGGGCTCCACGTCGGACTCGGTCACCTGGAGCGTGGACGGCATCGCGGGCGGCAATTCCACCGTGGGCACCATCTCCTCCTCGGGCGTCTACACCTGCCCGTCGGTTTCCGCCAAGACGGTGCGCACCATCACCGCCACCTCCGTCGCCAACCCCTCCGTGAAGGCCAGTGTCCGCATCCTGACGGTGGTCAGCAACACCACCCTCAACGCCCGCACCCAGTACGGGGCCACCGGCAACGGCACCACCGATGACACCGCGGCCATCATGAAGGCCCTGGCCGCCACGGGCAACGGCATCTGCTACGTCCCCGCCGGCACCTACCTCATCAACCCCATCGCCACCTCCAGCCAGTTCGGCCTCTACCTCAACCCCGGCAACACCCTTCTCCTGGATCCCGGCGCGGTGCTGCAGTGCAAGACCATGACCACCTCCGGCGGCTACTCCGTGGTGGGCATGAAGGAATCCGACATCGCCCTGGTGGGCGGCACCATCATCGGCGACCGGGTGGCCCGCAACCTCGGCACCTACATCAACGGCACCGGCTCCGACGTGGAGATCGGCAACGGGGTCGCCATCGGCAACGCCAGCGGCATGACCATCCTGGGCACCACCTCCAAGAACAACTGCAACGACGGCTTCTACATCTACAACAACGTCTCCAACGTCCTGCTGTCCGATTGCGTCTCCGACAACAACCGCCGCCAGGGCTGCTCGCTGGTCTACTGCAACGGCATCGTGATCCAGTACAGCACCTTCAGCAACACCAACGGCAACGACCCCGCCTGCGGCCTGGATTTCGAGCCCAATTCCGGCTCCACCGTCACCAACGTGCAGGTCATCGGCTGCAACATCTTCGGCAACCTGGGCGGCGGCATCGCCGGCGGCGGCTCCACGAAGAACGGCCCCACGGGCAACGGCACCGCCTTCTGCACCAACTGCGTCATCACCGGCTGCACCATCACGGGCAACGGCGGCAGCAACTACATGCTGGGCGGCATCGCCTGGGACGAATCCAGCAACATCGTCTTCAGCAACAACGCCATCAGCAAGAACAAGGGCGACGGCATCTGGATCGACTACTACTCCATGAACTTCAAGATCACCGGCAACACCGTGACCTCCAACCAGGGCGACGGCATCTACGTGGCCTACTGCACCGGCACCCAGGTCAGCGGCAACACCCTGAGCGGCAACACCGGCACGGCCATCAACAACGCCGACGGCACCGCAACGGTGGGAACCAACACCATCAAGTAACCGTAACCACCTGAAGGGGGGGGGCCGGCCTGGAATCCAGGCCGGCCTTTTCGCGGTGCGGGGCGGGTCGGCCGGTCCGGGCCTGCCCTGCCGGGGGCCGCGGGTTGGGCTTTGGGGTTCCTGGGGGTGGGGTCGGCCCACGGGGTCCCGATCCGGCGCGCCGACCCACCGGTACCGCCGGTTCCAGTCCTCGCTGCGCTGCGGGCTGGAATCGGTGGTTAGCCGTAGCTCGGTCGCGATTCCCGGTACGTCGGGATTGGGGGGCGGTTCCGGACCGGGGCCTCGGATGGTTTGGGGAAAAAGCGCAATTTCCATTTGGCCCTCCCATCTGGCGGGCTCTACCCATTGGGGTCCCGGACTGTTGCGCCGACCCACAGGTGCGCTTGCGCAGCAGCGAGCTGCTGCTGGCGCTTGCCGTTATCCATTGGCCAACAGGTGGCGGAGGCGTCAGGCGCGGGCATCCTGTCCTCCGGCGGATGGAACCGTGCGTGGCACGCGCACCCCACGTCTCCTTCATCTGCAGTCAATGGATCACGGCAAGCGCCAGCAGCAGCTCGCTGCTGCGCAAGCGCTACCGTTGGGTCGGCGCAACAGTCCGGGACCCCATGGGCCGACCCCGTCCCCCAGGAATCTCGAGGCCCGCCCCGGCAGCCCCCGGCAGGGCAGCCTTGGGCGGGCCGAGGGGTCCCGGAACGTCCGGCCTCGTCAGCTTTCGCCGCGGCGGTACTTGTAGTCGAACTCGTAGCGGTAGTAGCCGTACAGTCCGCCCACTTTCACCAGTTCGATATCGTTGAAGACGCAACCCTTCAGCTTGCCTTCCAGGTGCTTCAGGCGGCTCTGGCAGGTGCGGATCTCCTCCAGGGGGTGGGCGCCGTACTTGGCGACCAGGAGGATGGATTCGGCCTTGGCGCCCAGGACCGTGGCGTCGCTCACCGGCAGGATGGGGGGGGCGTCGATGATGACGAAATCGAAGGCTTCGGAGACTTGGGCGGCGAATTCGGCGTACTTGGCGGACATGAGGAGGACCAGGGGATCGGGGGGGAGGATGCCGGTGCTCAGCAGGCTGAGGCCGGGCACCATGGTCTCCTTGATCTGGGATTTCCAGTCGGCCCTGCCGGCCAGGATCTCGGCCAGGCCGCCCGCCCGGCCCTTGGCGCCGAAGGTGCGGTGCAGCTTGCCCCTGCGCAGGTCGCCGTCCACCAGCAGCACCCGGGCGCCGCCCTGGGCGAAGACCGTGGCGAGGTTGGTGCTCACGAAGGACTTGCCCACCTCGGGGGAGGGGCCGGTGACGAGGATGATCCGGTTCTCGGCCTTCTCCATGGTGAAGTGCAGGAGGGTCCGGAGGCTCCTGAGGCTCTCCGTGGCGATGTCCTCGGGGTCCCCCACGGCCAGGAGGTGGATGCCGGGGCTCTTCTTGGAAATCTGCTTGTCGAAGTTCTTCTGGCCCTCGCTGTGGGGGATGGTGACCAGGATGGGGAGGCCCAGCTTGGCCTCGATGATGCGGTGATCCTGGATGCCCCGGCGCATGAGGCGGCGCGCCACGGTCAATCCGACGCCCACCACCAGCCCGATGAACGTGAAGAGCACCATCAGGACCTTCTTCTTGGGGGCGACCGCATCGTAGGCCGGGATGGCGTAGTCCACCACGTGGGCGTTGCCCACGGCCCCCGCCAGGGTGTTCTGGAGCTGCTGGATGCTGGTGAGCAGGGACGTGTACATCTCGGACTTCACCTGGGCGTCCCGGGTGAGGCGCACGATCTCCTGCTGGGTCCTGGGCAGGCCCGTGACCCTGGAGTTCACCTTGTTGGCCTCCGCCTGGAGGTGGGCGATCTGCTGGTCGGTGGTGGTCACCAGGTCGGAATGCTCGGTGTAGGTGCGCAGCAGTTCCTGCCGGCGCTGCTTGAGGGTGGAGATCTGGGCTTCCAGGTTGGCGCCCTGCTGGAGGAAGAGGTTGCCTTCCTGGGCGATGTCCACGGCGGCATTCTGGCGGCGGTACTCGTTGAGCCGGCTTTCCGCTTCGGAAAGCTGCTGCTGCAGCGCGGGGCGCTGGCTCTGGAGGAGGGCCAGGGCCTTGGAGGAATCTCCGGCCTTGCGCTCGATGGATTGGCGCACGTACTGATTGAGGATCTCGTTCAGGATGAGCGCCCCCTGCTCCGGGTCCGGCGCCTGCAGGGAAAGGCCCAGGATATTGGAGGACTGGTTCATGTTCTTGCCCCGCTCCTCCACCGAAAGGGCCAGGCGGAGGTTGGTGATGCAATCCACGATGGGGGTCATGGACAGGGTGAACACCTGGCCGGTCTTCCCCCGGAGGTTGCGCACCTTCAGCCGCATGGGCATGCCGTTCCAGGAGGCGGAAACCCGTTCGCCGGGCCTGCCCTGCACCAGCTCGCTGCCATCGGGGCCCGAAAGGCGGTAGACCCCGCCCCCCAGGGCCGTGACCTTGAAGACGATGCCCCGGAGCTTGTCGGGCACCTCGAAGGCTTCGATGTCCAGGCGGGCCGGGGTGCGGGAATTCCGGTTCAGCATGCGCCCGATCACCGGCATGAGCACCGGGGCGCATTCCACGTCCAGGCCCAGGTTCGAAACGACCCGGCCCAGGACGAGGTTGCTCTTGATGATCTCGATCTCCCCCTGGGCCACCGTGAGCTGGGTGTAGACCCCCTCCATCTTGGTGAACTCCTGGTTCTGGGAGCCGTAGCTCTTGGGAACCTCGGTCTGGAGCAGGCCTTCCACCTGGTACACGGGGGTCGCCGCGAACACGTAGATGAGCCCCACGGTCACGAAGAGCAGGAGGGAGCCCAGGATCAGCCCGCGCCCC is a genomic window containing:
- a CDS encoding sugar transferase, with amino-acid sequence MFRLFDLFWSILGLALLSPLLILVGLAIRISDGGPVFYRQERIGQGGRPFRILKFRTMRVGADRQGDLLTVAVDDRITPLGKWLRDFKIDELPQLVNVLLGQMSLVGPRPEVPKFVALYTPAQRRVLDIRPGITDAASIVYRHENQIFRGGEEPGRFYAENILPNKIRINLEYAAKATLWGNVRIILATLGLVRPPIESRKPGDRRAFDRGPRPAVPVAVEGGPSARLVNLGPGGLLLEAEGTQPVGSKIQVTLPAPGPGGGPVTLEGTIVRSDDQGTAVRFPEPLPSLPYPEEKA
- a CDS encoding DegT/DnrJ/EryC1/StrS family aminotransferase — protein: MREKFLQFSPPSIGDGERSEVLDTLMSDWITTGPKTRLFEGNLKAYLGAPDLAAFNSCTAGLHVGLAVLGVGPGDEVIVPSLTFCATANVVEHVGARPVLVDVDPATLTLDPQATARALTSRTKAIMPVHYAGHPAQLDPLFDLAGKHGLHILEDAAHALPARYKGRLVGSRGNLASFSFYATKNLTTAEGGALTGDPELLAKARIIGHHGMDKEAWKRFDRSGSWYYEVLLPGFKYNMTDLQAAIGLHQLVRLEAFQARRRQVVDRYNARFALLPELQIPVEDPDVESSLHLYVLRLRPERLTLGRNEFIEALKARQIGTSVHYLPVHMQPFYRDKYGYRPEDCPVSADAFSRMLSLPLHPGLTDADVDDVCTAMEELVAAHRA
- a CDS encoding glycosyltransferase family 4 protein codes for the protein MNEGSPRNLTLVVNQLFVGGAARVAVNLSRAWTEMGRSVTILTTDDGLRPPSFPLHPRVAHRALGLMGNSRNPLQGLLFNLRRLARLRRAIADSRPDVLVSFLDKNNILSLLAGRALPRIPILVSERTDPSERSIGRPWEWLRRRTYPMADCLVVQTLHAKAFFSLKVQARTRVIPNPVLLPPPGPATVRDPGRRRLVTLGRMDPVKGHDMLIDGFAAIQGAFPDWDLVIHGDGPTRQEMVDKARGLGLEGRILFPGATTEVGARLREADVFVLTSRAEGFPNSLAEAMACGLPVVSFDCHSGPAELIRDGVDGLLVPPLDVPALSAALARLMGDADLRARLGAAAPDVLTRFSESSVLTQWESAIELAVLTARGKKAS
- a CDS encoding DUF2334 domain-containing protein, yielding MAKNCYLLRFDDICPTMNWAIWEAIERELVLHKVRPILAVVPDNRDPGLMPDPPAADFWERVRRWQAMGFTIAVHGYRHQYINKEKGLMRLTPHSEFAGLPYDTQLDMLRSALAIFQANGVRADGFVAPSHSFDLNTLKALREVGIKVISDGLWPWPHRDPEGMFWVPQQLWRFSPRPAGVWTVCLHHNKWSDKTLKHFRSELARYASRLTDVPTVMADHAGRPLTLVDRISAFHNLMWYHRVIPALGALRRSVMPSRQGA
- a CDS encoding glycosyltransferase; the protein is MSPRKRRLLFLINSLNPGGAERQLTELVSNLDPSRFETLVVVTYDAAGPGKEGFYRQVAAVPGVTLACLHKRHGALGYARSLPRLFRLVQAFEPDVLHGYMEGNLPVLLTGALLRKPAVWGIRRSSVDHTKMDLLSRALLRLTIALSGFADLVIFNSEAGLRNHRAMGMKGPRMAVVPNGFSMERFHPDPRAGGAWRRSQGIPEGVPLLGIVGRLDPVKDHPTFLRAAARVIRQCPDAHFVCAGGGPGPYLEALQAQAGSLGLGERVHWPGTCSDMGNVYNALSALLLTSTDEGFPNVLGEAMACGVPCVTTRVGDAALLVGGTGYVCEVGDDGAIAAAVLALLGEEPPAKADRSSDARARIRDHFSVQALARNTEALLEGVVAGLG
- a CDS encoding beta strand repeat-containing protein produces the protein MSEKLLAGGLFNGRTAFRSSVMFSAALALALVAGGSSSLPLAAATTSTWLKVSPSDSLTITGGTSVTYGATVSGLSTYTVKWYVDGIQNGNSTVGTLVPTSNPCAAVYKSPTGAGQHTILAIATQDSSHYTAGSKGVTVLAGTPTATPITVAASPSSLSMTTGAAASVSATVSGSTNTAVTWTVDGVTGGNSTVGTLSGTGSTVTYTAPATAGSHTLKATSAANTASSATVAVTVSAPAVQVTTSPSSLCLLVSASGSVTASVSGSTNTAVTWTVDGVTGGNSTVGTLSGTGSTVTYTAPAAAGSHTLKATSAANPAYSASVAVTVAAPVAVSLSPAGTSSVSASGSFNFQAAVTGTTNTAVTWSVDGILGGNSTVGTLSGSGTSVTYAAPSASGNHTVTVTSAADPTKSASAVISVVAVSGTTTGITLTPSVPTAVGSGGQKAFAASIAGSTSDSVTWSVDGIAGGNSTVGTISSSGVYTCPSVSAKTVRTITATSVANPSVKASVRILTVVSNTTLNARTQYGATGNGTTDDTAAIMKALAATGNGICYVPAGTYLINPIATSSQFGLYLNPGNTLLLDPGAVLQCKTMTTSGGYSVVGMKESDIALVGGTIIGDRVARNLGTYINGTGSDVEIGNGVAIGNASGMTILGTTSKNNCNDGFYIYNNVSNVLLSDCVSDNNRRQGCSLVYCNGIVIQYSTFSNTNGNDPACGLDFEPNSGSTVTNVQVIGCNIFGNLGGGIAGGGSTKNGPTGNGTAFCTNCVITGCTITGNGGSNYMLGGIAWDESSNIVFSNNAISKNKGDGIWIDYYSMNFKITGNTVTSNQGDGIYVAYCTGTQVSGNTLSGNTGTAINNADGTATVGTNTIK
- a CDS encoding polysaccharide biosynthesis tyrosine autokinase encodes the protein MTPDPRHPAAPQRHGPGPDSSSRGAEFNLSEAFANLWEGRGLILGSLLLFVTVGLIYVFAATPVYQVEGLLQTEVPKSYGSQNQEFTKMEGVYTQLTVAQGEIEIIKSNLVLGRVVSNLGLDVECAPVLMPVIGRMLNRNSRTPARLDIEAFEVPDKLRGIVFKVTALGGGVYRLSGPDGSELVQGRPGERVSASWNGMPMRLKVRNLRGKTGQVFTLSMTPIVDCITNLRLALSVEERGKNMNQSSNILGLSLQAPDPEQGALILNEILNQYVRQSIERKAGDSSKALALLQSQRPALQQQLSEAESRLNEYRRQNAAVDIAQEGNLFLQQGANLEAQISTLKQRRQELLRTYTEHSDLVTTTDQQIAHLQAEANKVNSRVTGLPRTQQEIVRLTRDAQVKSEMYTSLLTSIQQLQNTLAGAVGNAHVVDYAIPAYDAVAPKKKVLMVLFTFIGLVVGVGLTVARRLMRRGIQDHRIIEAKLGLPILVTIPHSEGQKNFDKQISKKSPGIHLLAVGDPEDIATESLRSLRTLLHFTMEKAENRIILVTGPSPEVGKSFVSTNLATVFAQGGARVLLVDGDLRRGKLHRTFGAKGRAGGLAEILAGRADWKSQIKETMVPGLSLLSTGILPPDPLVLLMSAKYAEFAAQVSEAFDFVIIDAPPILPVSDATVLGAKAESILLVAKYGAHPLEEIRTCQSRLKHLEGKLKGCVFNDIELVKVGGLYGYYRYEFDYKYRRGES